The following are encoded together in the Montipora capricornis isolate CH-2021 chromosome 5, ASM3666992v2, whole genome shotgun sequence genome:
- the LOC138048460 gene encoding D-inositol 3-phosphate glycosyltransferase-like gives MASASEEFQEKYATHRSGKVKVTILASEWGSSKGGLSTINRTLSIQLAKSSDVEISFFVPQCSEKDKTEALRHNIRIVEATQLVGYEELDLLSFPPDGPKIEVVIGHGVKLGRQAQVIKKSHKCKWVQVVHTDPEEIGMFKCYSDPISRGEEKHNYEVKLCKMADFVVAVGPKLAETFRSYLRFCKNDPTIFDFTPGIFEEFLTVEQVPEEGNYRRVLVFGHGDVKDFKLKGFDIAGKAIASLVDTCLVFVGAPDGKYDVVKESFMQCGLSANHLRVRGYDNSRESLKELFCAVDLVIMPSRTVGFGLTGLKALSAGLPVLVSKNSGFGEALLKVPFCSRFVINSDNPEVWAAAIKNVIWDKDKHCRLDEAQSMRILYNKKYSWTKQSNALRSKIIKLARACLLQLQIDAVAIPAASSQKGTRTEVPSWKPQEVIQEVREPSATREQQTLINTGLATENWKEKSSKVTVEVGSEKIVKERWQDYRKGHLNEMAQEFLVTEELLKEFGLTEFKLTTFISEQEYKACQRFFSGKLNKE, from the exons ATGGCATCTGCATCTGAAgagtttcaagaaaaatatGCCACGCACAGATCTGGTAAAGTTAAAGTCACTATTTTGGCTTCTGAATGGGGATCCAGCAAGGGTGGTCTTTCCACCATAAACAGAACGTTAAGCATTCAGTTGGCTAAATCCTCAGATGTAGAAATCTCATTTTTTGTGCCACAATGCAGTGAGAAGGACAAGACAGAAGCCCTAAGGCACAACATTAGAATTGTTGAAGCAACCCAGCTGGTTGGTTATGAGGAGCTGGATTTGCTTAGCTTTCCGCCAGATGGTCCAAAAATCGAAGTGGTCATTGGTCATGGAGTAAAATTAGGTCGTCAGGCACAAGTCATAAAAAAATCTCATAAGTGTAAATGGGTGCAAGTGGTGCATACCGACCCAGAGGAGATCGGAATGTTTAAATGTTACTCAGATCCGATTTCCAGGGGCGAAGAAAAGCATAATTATGAAGTGAAACTTTGCAAAATGGCTGACTTTGTTGTTGCAGTAGGACCTAAGTTGGCAGAGACCTTTCGTTCATACCTTCGATTTTGTAAAAATGATCCGACTATTTTTGACTTTACTCCAGgtatttttgaagaatttcttACTGTTGAGCAAGTCCCCGAAGAAGGGAATTATCGCCGTGTTTTGGTTTTTGGCCATGGTGATGTCAAAGATTTCAAATTAAAGGGATTTGACATTGCAGGAAAGGCCATTGCTTCACTTGTTGACACTTGTCTTGTCTTCGTTGGAGCACCAGATGGAAAATATGACGTGGTAAAAGAGTCTTTTATGCAGTGTGGTCTATCAGCTAATCACTTAAGAGTTAGAGGTTATGACAACAGCAGAGAAAGTTTAAAGGAGTTATTTTGTGCAGTAGATCTTGTGATTATGCCCTCTAGAACTGTTGGTTTTGGATTGACTGGTCTTAAGGCCTTGTCAGCTGGTCTTCCAGTTCTTGTCAGCAAGAATTCTGGGTTTGGGGAAGCCCTATTGAAAGTTCCATTTTGCTCAAGATTTGTGATTAACTCAGATAATCCTGAGGTGTGGGCTGCAGCCATCAAGAACGTCATATGGGACAAAGACAAGCACTGCCGTCTCGATGAAGCTCAAAGTATGCGCATATTATATAACAAGAAATACAGCTGGACCAAACAAAGTAATGCCCTTCGAAGCAAGATTATCAAACTTGCTCGTG cttGTCTCCTCCAACTTCAAATTGACGCCGTGGCTATCCCCGCAGCTAGTTCACAGAAAGGTACAAGGACAGAAGTACCTTCATGGAAACCTCAAGAGGTTATCCAGGAAGTCAGGGAACCAAGCGCTACAAGGGAACAACAGACATTGATCAACACTGGTTTGGCAACAGAAAACTGGAAGGAAA AAAGTTCAAAAGTCACTGTTGAGGTTGGTTCTGAGAAGATCGTTAAGGAACGGTGGCAAGATTATCGAAAAGGTCATTTAAATGAAATGGCTCAAGAATTTTTAGTAACAGAGGAGCTTCTGAAGGAGTTTGGCCTGACTGAATTTAAACTGACAACATTTATTTCCGAACAGGAGTACAAGGCTTGTCAACGATTTTTTTCTGGTAAGTTGAATAAGGAATAA
- the LOC138048851 gene encoding uncharacterized protein → MAVTREEIKNLLKEAIEPLERKLDNLNNGFQELKRLVDFVNDKYDDILAQLKQANEKIQRQGTSLRQIRKDLDDARKEAQDAMNGFENLAEYLRRDCLEISGLPPSESYTCNQLVMAVGQTIGVQVKEEDISTSHPLPTFREDAPPKIIVKFTRRDTRNSFYTNRRKLIDKKASDLPDLGITAESKVYISESLTRYKKGLFGEVNKLRKRIRWKHIWTQNSRIYIKESDKSTVVGINSYEDLEEFKRNLPPRSNQS, encoded by the coding sequence ATGGCTGTTACTCGAGAAGAGATTAAGAACCTTTTGAAAGAAGCAATAGAACCCTTAGAACGAAAGTTAGACAACCTGAACAACGGTTTTCAAGAGTTAAAGCGTTTAGTTGATTTTGTAAATGACAAATATGATGATATACTTGCACAGttgaaacaagcaaatgagaagaTTCAAAGACAGGGAACGAGCCTGAGGCAGATACGGAAAGATCTAGACGATGCAAGAAAGGAGGCACAAGATGCAATGAATGGCTTTGAAAACCTGGCGGAATATCTAAGGAGAGATTGCCTTGAAATTTCGGGCCTCCCACCGAGTGAGAGTTACACGTGTAATCAGCTTGTAATGGCGGTCGGGCAAACCATCGGTGTACAAGTGAAGGAGGAAGATATATCGACCTCTCACCCATTGCCAACTTTTAGAGAAGATGCTCCACCAAAGATAATAGTCAAGTTTACGAGAAGGGACACGAGGAATAGCTTCTATACAAACCGAAGGAAGCTTATTGACAAGAAAGCTAGTGACCTCCCTGATCTTGGCATCACTGCAGAAAGCAAAGTATATATATCCGAATCCCTGACCAGGTACAAGAAAGGGCTGTTCGGCGAGGTTAACAAGTTGAGGAAAAGGATCAGATGGAAACATATTTGGACTCAGAACAGCCGAATTTATATTAAGGAATCAGACAAGTCGACCGTAGTGGGAATTAATTCATACGAAGACCTCGAAGAATTCAAGAGAAATCTTCCCCCGCGTTCGAACCAGTCTTGA